CCGATGACGAGGCCGTTGACCGTTTGCTCCAGGAGCAGTGACATTCCAGGCACCCCCCGCGGCCGGGTCTCCCCCGGCCGCTCGATGCTCCACCGCGCCGGGCAGGGCGGAGACCCTGCTCGGCGGGTGAGCCCCTACTCGGTGACGATCACGAACTTACCGTTCTTGATCTCGACGAAGATGTTCCGCTTGACGATGCCCTTCCCGGCCTTCCAGGAGATCGGCCCCTCGGCCCCGGAGAACTGGATGTTGGTCAGGGCGTCGGCCACCTTGGAGCGGTCCAGGTTGACCTGCTTGAGGACCTGGAGGAGCATGGCCGCCGCGTCATAGCTGGTGGCGTGGTAGGGGGCGGGTTCCTTACCGGGGTAGGCGGCCCGGAACTTCTTGATGAAGTCCTGGACCGTCGGGCGCGGGTCGTCGGGATGGAACTCGGTGTTGAAGAAGATTCCCTCGGCCGCGGGCCCGGCGAGCTTCAGGAACTCGGGCTCCATGAAGGTCCCGGTGCTGATGATCGGCGTTTTTAGGCCGGCCGCCCGGGCCTGCTGGGCCACCAGGGCGCCCTCGACGTAGTAGGACAGAACCACCAGGGCGTCGGGATTCGCCGCCTTGACCTTGGTCAGCTGAGTCTTGAAGTCCTTGTCGCCGTCAAGGAAGGTCTCCTCGCTGACGACGGCCGCCCCAAGCGACTTGGCCTTGGCGGCGAAGTACTCGTGATTGGCCTTGCCGAAGTCATTGTTTACGTAGATGACGGCGAATTTCTTGAAGCCACGCTTGGTCACGGCGAAGTCGGCCAGCTGCGGCGAGTAGATGTCGATGCCGGTCCACATCCGGAACATGTACTTGCTGATCTCGGGCAGCTTCGGATGGGAGGCGCTCGGGGTGATCTGCACGATTTGAGCCTTCTCGTAGATGGGAATCGAGGCGAACGAGGCCGAGCTGCTGTAGCTCCCCAGGACGCCATAGAGATCCTTATCGAGCGAGAGCTTCTGGGCGATGCTGGCCGCCTCTTTCGGGTCGTTCCGGTCGTCCTCGGTGACCAATTCAACCTTGCGGCCGTTCAGTCCGCCCTTGGCGTTGACCTCGTCGACGGCTAACCGGGCGCCGTCGATGAACTGCTGGCCGACCACGGCCATGCTCCCGGTGAGTGGGCCGACCACGGCCAGGCGGACCACCTTGGCGCCGCGTCCGGCGCAGCCGGTGGTGAGGACCAGGGCCACGGTTAACAGGGTGACGATTACCAGCCAGCGACGATGGGCGAGCCTCTTCAACAATCCAATCCTCTCCTCTCAGATTCGCTTCAGGACGGTCTCATCGAGCCCGAACCGGTCCGGCGGAGCCGGGGTCTGGGCCGGGAAACCAACGTCGACATAGGTGACGACCTTGATCACTTCCGGGAGCTCGAAACGCTTGGTCAGGCGATCGACCATCTTCTCCGAGAAGGTCAACCAGACGCCGCCGAGCCCCAGGGCGTGGGCGGTGAGGACCATGTTCTGGGCCGCCGCCCCGCAATCCAGGAGCCGATTGCGGACCGGCATCAGCTCGTTGGCCCGATACACCCGCTCATCTTGAAGGACGACGAGGTGGACCGGCCCGCCGGGAATGTCGCTCCCCTTGAACAACCCGGGCCCGTTCCTCTCCCGGACGACCAGGAACCTGATGGATTGGAGGTTACACGAGTGGGCCGCCCACAGGCCGCTCTCCAGGACGCGATCGATCATCCAGTCGGGGACGTCCTCCGTCGTCCAGTGCCGGACCGA
This Bacillota bacterium DNA region includes the following protein-coding sequences:
- a CDS encoding ABC transporter substrate-binding protein; amino-acid sequence: MLKRLAHRRWLVIVTLLTVALVLTTGCAGRGAKVVRLAVVGPLTGSMAVVGQQFIDGARLAVDEVNAKGGLNGRKVELVTEDDRNDPKEAASIAQKLSLDKDLYGVLGSYSSSASFASIPIYEKAQIVQITPSASHPKLPEISKYMFRMWTGIDIYSPQLADFAVTKRGFKKFAVIYVNNDFGKANHEYFAAKAKSLGAAVVSEETFLDGDKDFKTQLTKVKAANPDALVVLSYYVEGALVAQQARAAGLKTPIISTGTFMEPEFLKLAGPAAEGIFFNTEFHPDDPRPTVQDFIKKFRAAYPGKEPAPYHATSYDAAAMLLQVLKQVNLDRSKVADALTNIQFSGAEGPISWKAGKGIVKRNIFVEIKNGKFVIVTE
- a CDS encoding nitroreductase family protein, producing the protein MSALARKDYLTMDPVEFRARFRERTHHTLEIQTYAAVQAGRRLPPNQAETAKKLSRLWVERGLPTDAPDYLWGRRLIAFADALAAGGQVDLSAYAPNRLTSAEADLVHRVVRERRSVRHWTTEDVPDWMIDRVLESGLWAAHSCNLQSIRFLVVRERNGPGLFKGSDIPGGPVHLVVLQDERVYRANELMPVRNRLLDCGAAAQNMVLTAHALGLGGVWLTFSEKMVDRLTKRFELPEVIKVVTYVDVGFPAQTPAPPDRFGLDETVLKRI